The Sus scrofa isolate TJ Tabasco breed Duroc chromosome X, Sscrofa11.1, whole genome shotgun sequence genome has a segment encoding these proteins:
- the L1CAM gene encoding LOW QUALITY PROTEIN: neural cell adhesion molecule L1 (The sequence of the model RefSeq protein was modified relative to this genomic sequence to represent the inferred CDS: inserted 1 base in 1 codon), which produces MAVALRYLWPLLLCSPCLLIQIPEEYEGHHVMEPPVITEESPRRVVVFPTDDISLKCEASGKPAVQFRWTRDGVHFKPKEEPGVTVSQAPHSGSFTMEGNNSNFAQSFQGTYRCFASNKLGTAMSHEIQLMAEGTPKWPKETVKPVEVEEGESVVLPCHPPPSAEPLRIYWMNSKILHIKQDERVTMGQNGNLYFANVLTSDNHSDYICHAHFPGTRTIIQKEPIDLRVKATNSMMDRRPRLLFPTNSSSHLVALQGQPLVLECIAEGFPTPTIKWLRLSGPMPADRVTYQNHNKTLQLLNVVEEDDGEYHCLAENPLGSDRHVYYVTVEAAPYWLHKPQSHLYGPGETARLDCQVQGRPQPEVTWRINGIPVEELAKDQKYRIHHGALILSNVQPSDTMVTQCEARNRHGLLLANAYIYVVELPAKILTPDNETYMAVQGSTAYLLCKAFGAPVPSVQWLDKEGKTVLQDERFFPYTNGTLGIRDLQANDTGHYFCQAANDQNNMTIVANLQVKDATQILQGPRSAIEKKGSRVAFTCQAYFDSSLQHSITWRGDGQDLRELGDSDKYFIEEGRLVIHSLDYSDQGNYSCVASTKLDVVESRAELLVVGSPGPVPQLEVSDQHLLRQSQVRLSWSPADDHNAPIEKYDIEFEDKEMAPEKWYSLGKVPGNQTSATLKLSPYVHYTFRVTAINKYGPGEPSPASETVVTPEAAPEKNPVDVKGEGNETNNMVVTWKPLRWMDWNAPQVQYRVQWRPQGTQGAWQEQIVSDPLLVVSNTSTFVPYEIKVQAVNSQGKGPEPQITIGYSGEDYPQASPELEEIQILNSSTVLVRWRHLDXGQVKGHLRGYNVTYWWEGSQRKHSKRHVHKGHVVVPANATSAILGGLRPYSTYHLEVQAFNGRGPGPASSRSFSTPEGVPGHPEALHLECQSDTSLLLHWQPPLSHNGVLTGYVLSYHPLDDEGKEQLSFDLPDPELRTHNLTNLSPHLRYRFQLQATTKEGPGEAIVREGSTMAFSGTPDFGNISAMAGENYSVVSWVPKEGQCNFRFQIWFKALGDGKLGPPLLPQYISYNQSSYTQWDLQPDTNYEIHLFKESVLMHRMAVKTNGTGRVGLPPAGFEPEGWFIGFVSAIILLLLVLLILCFIKRSKGGKYSVKDKEDTQVDSEARPMKDETFGEYRSLESDNEEKAFGSSQPSLNGDLKPLGSDDSLADYGGSVDVQFNEDGSFIGQYSGKKEKEAAGGNDSSGAASPINPAGTLE; this is translated from the exons ATGGCCGTGGCGCTGCGGTACTTGTGGCCTCTCCTCCTGTGCAGCCCCTGCCTGCTCATCCAGATCCCCGAGGAAT ATGAAGGCCACCACG TGATGGAGCCACCTGTCATCACGGAAGAGTCTCCACGGCGCGTGGTCGTCTTCCCCACAGACGACATCAGCCTCAAGTGCGAGGCCAGCGGCAAACCTGCGGTGCA GTTCCGCTGGACTCGGGATGGCGTCCActtcaaacccaaggaggaaccgGGTGTGACCGTGAGCCAGGCGCCCCACTCCGGCTCCTTCACCATGGAGGGCAACAACAGCAACTTTGCGCAGAGTTTTCAGGGCACCTATCGCTGCTTTGCCAGCAACAAGCTGGGCACCGCCATGTCCCACGAGATCCAGCTCATGGCTGAGG GTACCCCCAAGTGgccaaaggagacagtgaaacCTGTCGAGGTAGAGGAAGGGGAGTCGGTGGTTCTGCCTTGCCACCCTCCGCCCAGCGCAGAGCCGCTCCGCATCTACTGGATGAACAGCA AGATCCTACACATCAAACAGGATGAGCGGGTGACGATGGGCCAGAATGGCAACCTCTACTTTGCCAATGTGCTCACCTCGGACAACCACTCAGACTACATCTGCCACGCCCACTTCCCTGGCACCCGGACCATCATTCAGAAGGAGCCCATTGACCTCCGGGTCAAGGCCA CCAACAGCATGATGGACAGGAGGCCGCGCCTGCTCTTCCCCACCAACTCCAGCAGCCACCTGGTGGCCTTGCAGGGGCAGCCGCTGGTCCTGGAGTGCATAGCCGAGGGCTT CCCCACACCCACCATCAAGTGGCTGCGCCTGAGCGGCCCCATGCCCGCCGACCGAGTCACCTACCAGAACCACAACAAGACCCTGCAGCTGCTGAATGTGGTCGAGGAGGACGACGGCGAGTACCACTGCCTGGCTGAGAACCCGCTGGGCAGCGACCGGCACGTCTACTACGTCACCGTGGAGG CGGCCCCGTACTGGCTGCACAAGCCCCAGAGCCATCTGTACGGGCCGGGAGAGACGGCCCGCCTGGACTGCCAAGTGCAGGGCAGGCCCCAACCGGAGGTCACCTGGAGAATCAACGGCATCCCCGTGGAGG AGCTGGCCAAGGACCAGAAGTACCGGATCCACCATGGAGCCCTGATCCTGAGCAACGTGCAGCCCAGTGACACGATGGTGACCCAGTGCGAGGCCCGCAACCGGCACGGGCTCCTGCTGGCCAATGCCTACATCTATGTTGTCG AGCTGCCGGCCAAGATCCTCACCCCAGACAACGAGACGTACATGGCTGTCCAGGGCAGCACCGCCTACCTGCTGTGCAAGGCCTTCGGCGCCCCTGTGCCCAGCGTCCAGTG GCTGGACAAGGAGGGCAAGACGGTGCTGCAGGACGAGCGCTTCTTCCCCTACACCAACGGGACCCTGGGCATCCGAGACCTCCAGGCCAACGACACGGGGCACTACTTCTGCCAGGCCGCCAATGACCAAAACAACATGACCATTGTGGCTAATCTGCAGGTCAAAG atgccactcagatcttgCAGGGGCCCCGCAGTGCGATCGAGAAGAAAGGCTCGCGGGTGGCGTTCACGTGCCAGGCCTACTTTGACTCCTCCCTGCAGCACAGCATCACCTGGCGCGGGGACGGCCAAGACCTCCGGGAGCTTGGCGACAGTGACAA GTACTTCATAGAGGAGGGGCGCCTGGTCATCCACAGCCTGGACTACAGCGACCAGGGCAACTACAGCTGTGTGGCCAGCACCAAGCTGGACGTGGTGGAGAGCAGGGCAGAGCTCCTGGTGGTGG GGAGCCCCGGACCTGTGCCTCAGCTGGAGGTGTCCGATCAGCACCTGCTTCGACAGAGCCAGGTGCGCCTGTCCTGGAGCCCGGCTGACGACCACAACGCCCCCATCGAGA AGTATGACATTGAATTTGAGGACAAGGAGATGGCGCCCGAGAAGTGGTACAGTCTGGGCAAGGTGCCCGGGAACCAGACCTCCGCCACCCTCAAGCTGTCGCCTTATGTCCACTACACCTTCAGAGTTACCGCCATCAACAAATACGGCCCTGGGGAGCCCAGCCCGGCCTCTGAGACGGTGGTCACGCCGGAGGCAG CCCCGGAGAAGAACCCTGTGGACGTGAAGGGGGAAGGAAATGAGACCAACAACATGGTCGTCACGTGGAAG CCGCTCAGGTGGATGGACTGGAATGCGCCCCAGGTTCAATATCGGGTGCAGTGGCGCCCTCAGGGGACGCAGGGGGCCTGGCAGGAACAGATCGTGAGCGACCCCTTGTTGGTGGTGTCCAACACGTCCACCTTTGTGCCCTACGAGATCAAGGTCCAGGCCGTCAACAGCCAGGGCAAGGGCCCGGAGCCCCAGATCACCATCGGCTACTCTGGGGAGGACT ACCCCCAGGCAAGCCCGGAGCTAGAAGAGATTCAGATCCTCAATTCAAGCACCGTGCTGGTCCGGTGGAGGCACCTGG CCGGCCAGGTCAAGGGCCACCTCCGCGGATACAAT GTGACATACTGGTGGGAGGGCAGTCAGAGGAAGCACAGCAAGAGGCACGTCCATAAAGGCCACGTGGTTGTACCTGCCAACGCCACCAGCGCCATCCTGGGAGGCCTGCGGCCCTACAGCACCTACCATCTAGAGGTGCAGGCCTTCAACGGCCGGGGCCCGGGGCCCGCCAGCAGCAGGAGCTTCAGCACCCCCGAGGGAG TGCCCGGACACCCCGAGGCGTTGCACCTGGAGTGCCAGTCGGACACCAGCCTGCTGCTGCACTGGCAGCCCCCGCTCAGCCACAACGGCGTGCTCACCGGCTACGTGCTCTCCTACCACCCTC TGGACGATGAGGGCAAGGAGCAGCTGTCCTTTGACCTTCCGGACCCTGAGCTGCGGACGCACAACCTGACCAACCTCAGCCCCCACCTGCGCTACCGCTTCCAGCTGCAGGCCACCACCAAGGAGGGCCCCGGCGAGGCCATCGTGCGGGAAGGAAGCACCATGGCCTTTTCTG GGACCCCGGATTTTGGCAACATCTCGGCCATGGCTGGCGAGAATTACAGCGTGGTGTCCTGGGTCCCTAAGGAGGGCCAGTGCAACTTCAGGTTCCAGATCTGGTTCAAAGCCCTGGGGG ACGGGAAGCTGGGCCCGCCCCTCCTGCCACAGTACATCAGCTACAACCAGAGCTCCTACACGCAGTGGGACCTGCAGCCTGACACCAACTACGAGATCCACTTGTTCAAGGAGAGTGTGCTCATGCACCGGATGGCCGTCAAGACCAACGGCACCG GCCGCGTGGGCCTCCCTCCCGCCGGCTTTGAACCTGAGGGCTGGTTCATCGGCTTCGTCAGCGCCATCATCCTCCTGCTTCTGGTCTTACTCATCCTCTGCTTTATCAAGCGCAGCAAGGGGGGCAAGTACTCAG TG